AGATTATATCGATTGCACTGTTAGTTTTTCTGATGGTGCCTGTGGTCATTTTTCGTTTTGCGAAATGTTCCTAGCTCGAAATAATGCCATTTGTTCCTACCATAGATGCCACTGCCACAAGACAGGTAGAAAACATGTCATTATGGATCGAATTCCTGATgtaacataattttttttaagaatCCTCATCCTAGTGGTTCTAATACTGTATTATAAGAAAAAATTTCATCATCTGACGATGTTATACTCTTAAGCTGCATGCATTTCTATTTGATTAACCACCAAAAAATGTAGTTGTATGCTTAATCAGATAAAACAAAGTACTAAGGTAAAACTGTGGGGATCACTCCGAGGCGGAGCTAGAAATAATGGAAATGAGGAATAACTCAAtcaatttgtttttttaatgaaaaattcaaatcaatttgtttttttaatgaaaaattcaaatcaaTTTGTGTTTATGCATGTCTGGAATCCTAATTAGGATTCCTAATGACAATGATTACATTAGAAATAGCGGAGATGGAGAATTTCTAATGTAATCATATGTAATCATTGTCATTAGGAATCCTAATTAGAACtgaacaaattaattaaaattctAATTGAAATCTGAACAAATCAATTGAAATAATCAAAATCTAAACAATCAATACCTCACGTGGTCATGGCACAACCTATATATGGAGTGAACTAAGGGGGTGTGTCGGATCCATTGACTAAACTTTATCAGTCCCTAGTATATCAGATTTTTGGATGCCAATTAGGAGAATTAAACATGAGCTAACtgtaaaattaattacataaaTGGAGACTAATTCATGAGATGAATCtatcattagcacatatttactgCAGCACAAAATTATCAAATTATGGACTAGGCTTAGTGCCATTTATGTAATTGGGTTTATAATTAGCATATATTTGATACTTCTAACTGATGTCCAAACATATGATATGATGGACTAAAATTTTAGTGCGGGGATCACCCTTTAAAAAAGCACAAATTTGGTAGTCTCGTATACATCCGTATAATAAAATTTATTACCCATAGCAACACAAGAGCACTGTGCTAGTAATTACATATTGTAGTTGTAGGATAGTGTTCCATGGCTTAGCATGTGTTGCACCTTCTCCGGTTACAAATGAGTGACATTTTATTTTAGACATTAACAGTGACGTTGTGACACGGAAATtttattttgaccaataattccAAGTGCAATATAAACACAAAGTATAACTGAGTCGAAATGTGAAAAAAATATAACACTTACTTTAATTAGATTAGACAAATTGGGGTCCTGGTTTTTAACACTCTGACTACTGTTCGCAACAGTAAAGACTACCAAggcagggttaaaaaaaccggccggaaccggtccggttaccgcggttaccggtctaaccggtccggaccggttccggtatcGGTCGGTtagaaaccggcccaaattcaaaatttaaatttaaattcaaaagatgaaaaattcccaaaaaatttctaaaaatacttcaaggtgcgacgaatctaatggtgtcaaattttctcaaaaattcgttcatatagtatagtttgcggggatttgaagttaaacaaaaaaacgtgcatacaaaagtatacaaatacaatataaaagtagtacaaaagagggttggagggttcatttagactaaaatatgttatacaaacatttatttagtatactttgcgggcatttaaatttaaacaaaaaagaaaaaaattgaatttgaccggttaccagtcaaaccgaccggtaactggtcaaaccggccggctaACCGGTGCTGACCGTTTCAACGGgaatatttgaattcaattttgaGTTTGGGCGGTATAAACCAGTTACCGGTCCAActggtccggtaaaccggaaccggtggccggcggtttgggTCAATCGGTCGGGGAAAAAAAACCTTGATGAAAGGTCGCACGTTGCCTCTGGTGTGCCCATTAGTTGGGAACTTGATGCAGCGCAAAGCTTTTTAAAAGGGCAAAGCGTTGGGTTGCTGGGTTTGAGGCGCGACGAGTCGGAAGTGGAGCAAGGAAGGCGGCGAACGAGCAGCAAAGAGGCCGCTCCGTCGTAGCAGGTTAGGCTATGCTCTTTCTCTTGCTCCTCCTTCCTTGGGCCAGGGAGGTTGGTAATCTTTGCTGGGGCAATCTTGTTGGTTCCACGGCGCCGACGGGGATCGGGAATCTATCGCCGGCGGAGAGGGTGAGCCAGAGCGGCGCCGGTGTGTGCGTACTTAGTTTGATCCAGTCCCTCACTCCCTCGATCGGGCTCTAACTCGCCGGGGAGGTCAATTAATGCGGCAGTTTCCCAAAATGTGAATGTCTCACTAAAAATGTTTCTTTCCATCAGTGTTTCTGTGAATCGGGTGGCCTTCTTCTCTAGGAGTAGAAACTTTGGCAAGAATCACATTCGTTTCTCAATTTCCCCTATGAAGTTGGGACAGGCGGACAGCAGGTTTCTTCCCACAAAATGCCGAAATCCCCCTTCTCTGCTCTCTCCTCTATGCACAGATTCCTCGCCCTATGTTGTAAAACCCCACAAAATTTAGCTAAAAATTTCTTGAAAATAATGGTGGCGCAGGGTGAAAAAAAGAAGGGGAGATAGTTAAACAGAAATGTTAGGTACAATCTGTGGGCAAAGTTTAGCCAGTGGATCAAAGAATTATAAATTGTTGTTTACCCCCAATGTCTTTGATGCATTTTCATATGCAGGGCCACAGGGGCATCTCACTACAGTGCAATATTTGGGTTTTCTTACCGTCTTGTGTGGTTTCATTGATAGATGGGCAGCACTTGTGAGTGTTCCTTGAGGTGTCAGGATCACCATTACAAGAACTGCAAGGGCAATGATGAGAAGATACGATTCGATGATGTCGCTGATGAAGATTTCAACAGCTGCATGGGCAATAAGAAGATGCGATTCCATGTTGTCATCGATGAAAAATTCAGGAGCTGCATGGTGAGTTAGATCCACTGGACATTGCCACCTCATGCACCTGACATGTACCTCCTTCCGACAACTCTTTGGGACCAATGTTGCTTCCagcactcttttttttttcacttgACATCTTATGACTTGCATCTAGATGAGGGTAATGGAGGTGTTTCTAAATGTAACAGGAAATCAGAGAAGGTGTTTGGAGATTCCCATCCAATCATTCTCTTCTTAATACATAAGCCGTGTTCCGTCCTTGCACTGTCTAGATTAAAAGATTCAAAGCAGGAGAGGGCGCTTTAGTATCATAGATTCCCAGCCAAGACATTCAGTTCTTTGTACATGGCCCATACTTGGTTTCTTTCACAATGTTGCATTATTAGTTATATATGCTATGCAATACTTCATGTATCAATACTTCTTTGGAACCAAAAATGTCTTCTGAAACATTTAATGAGGTATTTTAGTACTGTTTAGCTaccaaaaaatttatgcaacatGGTAACTGACACCTTGCAAGCAATGAGCCTTCTTGTTAATTTGTCATGTTCTTCTGAAATTTCTTACCCTAACTTTAATTTCATCCTACAACAGCGCATACCACCAGAAGTTGGAAGTCATTTTAGGAAAATCACTTCTGAGACCATCAAGATAAATGCTCCAAATGGTTGCCTATATGATATCGGGGTTTCCAGGGAGATGGGTGAGATAGTTCTACGTTCTGGTTGGGATGTTTTTTCCGCTGCACATAACTTGGAAGAGAACGACTCTCTCGTGTTCAAATTCTTTGGGAACTCGACCTTTAAAGTCCAGATATACAGTTCACATGGTGGTTCCCAGAAGATCACTTCATGTGTTAGTCCACCTTCTGAGATCCTTGAAGCTGTTCTTCCCAGTACTTGTGATCGTCACGTTTCAAATGGTAAAATGAATTAGAATTTACATACTGTGATTCTGTGATCATTACACTAATGTTATCTATGTGCAGGAAATGAGGTACCTTATCTCAGACACAATCAGGAGACAGCTGAGTTTGACTATTTAACATCAGGAGGCTCCTGTTTAACCAAGGTACAAGATGAGAAAGTATTGGAAATGGCTCACACAAACAGGTCTCAAGTTCCTCTGTATGTGGCAGTCATGAAGACAACCAATGTTGATGTGAAGAGTTGCTATATTGTAAGTTGCAGCATTTTTTTATATCATTGTTATTATGCTTAATTAAGTTACTGCAATCTGATTTTCTGGTTAAGACTTacatctttaaaaaaaaatcctgcAGAGCATTCCATCTATACTCTTGAAAAATGTTACAGAGGAGGTGTTTAAGGCTACTGTTAAACTAGAAGCCCCTGATTCCAATATATACAGCGTTTCAGCTGCCCAACAAAGTGATGATGAAATAGCTCTCCAGTCTGGATGGAATGATTTTGTGGTTGCTCATAGGGTGCAAGTGGGTGACCTCGTCATTTTCAGATACAAAGGGAACTCTCGCCTTGAAGTTTTCATCCTTGACCGAAATGGTTGTCAGAAAACCTCTTCATGTTTTGGCAAGGAATATGTTCCCAATGCCCAAGAAATGTGTGATGATTCAGTTAAAATtattgatccaccccattcaaAGGTTGATATCATTGATCTGAGTAGCAGCAGTTCTGATGATGATAACAATGTGGCAGCATACACTGAGAAGTTAGCTAGGCTCCAGAAGCAGCACTTTGACCATTGTGCAAAATCTAGGAGGATAGATTCAACTTCCAGCCAATCTATTAAATTAAACCATGGTATTGTACTTATTTATTTAGTTACATATTTTGCTATTTACTCTATTCTTATATTATATGAGTTGATGGCCAAAATTTCAGATCATGAAACTCATGAGGATCTTCAGAAATATATGGTGGATGGGGTCAGTCGGAGTCGGAGCCCTCTCAATTCCAACTATTCTGAGGTTCCATCCACGCCTCTCTACATTATATCAGGCAGCATAACTCTATCTGCAGCACAGGGGAAGATGGTTCTAGAGAAAGTCCAAGCAATTGGATCTGAATTTCCTATTTTTGTGTCGGTGATGAACAGAACCAGTACTAGTGAGAATGGTTTCCCAATGTCAATGGTAAGTTGATAGTACTTGCTTATGTACACCTACTAATAGGGATATGGTTATTAACCTTTGGTTAGTGTTCTATCCATATACTGTAAATATTTTGGTTTGCTCTTGGATAGAACACTTCTCTGATAAGAAAAACTTGCAAGAAAGATCTTATCGATGAATGAAGCGCTCATTTCATCTTGGAGTTTTACTATCAACAAATATCCCATTTGAAATTTGATGATGCGAAATTTTAAAAGGATGGTGCAGACTTTGCACTCCTGCAGTACATGGTGATTGGTACACAGTAGATGAATCGATCATTTTCTTAAATTTGGGGCTTTTTTTCATACGGAAATTCTCAATTATTCAGTTATCATCTGACACCTTTTTCCACTTCTAAATAGTATTTTGCCACGGAATATGCTAGAAGATGTCTTCCATTGGCAACCCAAGATCTTATTCTTCAGCTGGAGGGCTGCCAAAGCAAGCAGTGGCACACTGTGCTGCACGTCTACAGTGTTCACAGCCGTGCTCGCAATTACGCGAGGATATACAGTGGCTGGGCTAAATTCGTTACCGTGAACCGTCTGTGTATGGGAGATATCTGCATGTTCGAGCTGGTGAAGATGACAGAGAAGCTCAAGATGATCGTGCATCTCATTCGCAAGTGAGGTGCACATATGTAGAGCTGTAGCTTGAGCAATCAGAAGGGGCTGGAGCGGAGGCATTCTTCTTTTGTGTTCACGGTCTCTACCTGTCTGGGAGATCCATATGAACTCCATCATCTTTTGTGATACCATTCAATGGGATGGTGTGCAGTTTCGCTGATATGTAGTATTTTAGATGTTAGCTGTTATCAGGTAGGCTAAATTGGATATGGTCAGAACAGAAACAGAAATATTTGTCTGCCCGCAGATCTGAATATATTTGACTCCTATATTACCATAGTACGATATTATGTGCATAGAATGCCTGGAGATTACAAAGTGTGGCGGTCGCTCCTGAAGGACAAGCACTACATTCTTATGTTGTCGTTTTTCAGTACGCAAATGGTCATGTCTTTCTACTGCGTCAGCCAGATCATCGTTGTGCCCAACCTTTGGCATGATACAGGCACAGTTCGTTCAGAACAAACGGGGCTGGCTGTTCTGTTTTTCCGGACTCACTGAACAAATGTAAATTGACATTCAGACATTCTCCAGGATCCAAAATTCCATGTCCTCAAGTTATTAATCAGACACTAACTGTATCATCCGTTGTCAGTTGTCACTCTTACAATGATCGTTGGTTTTGTAACGATCAGCTAGGTACAATCAAGTACAATGCGAGGCATTCTGTTATTCTGATCAGCGGAAGAGAAATGGCAGATACAGAGATGATTTGTATATCTTCGGAGAGACCGCATCAATGCGTATTTGCGGATAATCGCAAT
The nucleotide sequence above comes from Panicum virgatum strain AP13 chromosome 3K, P.virgatum_v5, whole genome shotgun sequence. Encoded proteins:
- the LOC120697536 gene encoding B3 domain-containing protein Os03g0620400-like yields the protein MGSTCECSLRCQDHHYKNCKGNDEKIRFDDVADEDFNSCMGNKKMRFHVVIDEKFRSCMRIPPEVGSHFRKITSETIKINAPNGCLYDIGVSREMGEIVLRSGWDVFSAAHNLEENDSLVFKFFGNSTFKVQIYSSHGGSQKITSCVSPPSEILEAVLPSTCDRHVSNGNEVPYLRHNQETAEFDYLTSGGSCLTKVQDEKVLEMAHTNRSQVPLYVAVMKTTNVDVKSCYISIPSILLKNVTEEVFKATVKLEAPDSNIYSVSAAQQSDDEIALQSGWNDFVVAHRVQVGDLVIFRYKGNSRLEVFILDRNGCQKTSSCFGKEYVPNAQEMCDDSVKIIDPPHSKVDIIDLSSSSSDDDNNVAAYTEKLARLQKQHFDHCAKSRRIDSTSSQSIKLNHDHETHEDLQKYMVDGVSRSRSPLNSNYSEVPSTPLYIISGSITLSAAQGKMVLEKVQAIGSEFPIFVSVMNRTSTSENGFPMSMYFATEYARRCLPLATQDLILQLEGCQSKQWHTVLHVYSVHSRARNYARIYSGWAKFVTVNRLCMGDICMFELVKMTEKLKMIVHLIRK